A window of Oncorhynchus kisutch isolate 150728-3 linkage group LG10, Okis_V2, whole genome shotgun sequence contains these coding sequences:
- the LOC109898727 gene encoding cytochrome c oxidase subunit 6A, mitochondrial produces MASPASMAARRVLSAASHAGHEGGSARTWKILSFVLALPGVAVCIANAYMKMQQHSHETPEFVAYSHLRIRTKKWPWGDGNHSLFHNPHENALPEGYEGPRH; encoded by the exons ATGGCGTCTCCTGCATCGATGGCGGCCCGCAGGGTATTATCTGCTGCATCACACGCAGGCCAtgagggaggatcag CTAGGACCTGGAAGATCCTGTCGTTTGTTTTGGCCCTACCTGGTGTGGCCGTCTGCATCGCCAACGCCTACATGAAGATGCAGCAGCACTCCCATGAAACCCCTGAGTTTGTGGCCTACTCACACCTTCGCATCCGCACCAAG AAATGGCCCTGGGGTGATGGCAACCACTCTCTTTTCCACAACCCTCATGAAAATGCTCTTCCTGAGGGTTATGAGGGCCCCCGCCACTAA